TGGAGCGTGGCTGTTAAGCTGTTGCTTATTTTTAATGCTCTTGGTGCTCCATGTTTGGCGGTTGTTGGGTAAATGATTCTTTGCTCTATGTCAATGTCTTTTACTTTTAGGTTGCATAACTCGATTGGTCTTAGTCCTGTTTCTTTGCTGACGGTTAGTTTTGCTGAGTTTATTCTTCCTGCGTTGGCAATTAGCATTTCGATTTGTGTTGTTGATGGAATCCTTATCATTTTTGGCTCTTGTTTATAAAATGGTTTGTTCCATTCAATTTGGTAGTAATTACAATATTTGTCGTATGCTAGACTTAGGTTTCTTCTGTAACTGTTTGAAGTTTGTTTGTTTGCTATGAATTGTTTGACTTGTTCGGGGTTGTTTAGGTCTGCATGTTTGCTCAAGTACGTTAAGGCTTTGTCGTAAGTCTTTATTGTGCTGTCGCTTAGTCCGTTGTTTTTCATTTGGATTAGTATGTTTAAAATGGCATGGGTTTTGGGTTTTTGGGCTGGTGTGCTGGACGTAACCCGCCTTCTGTTCAAAGACGGCATTCAGCTAAACGGGCTACCCGCGCCTCCCGCAGAAACTCACAGGCGCCTATTTGCCCTTTCACCCTGCAGGTCGGCCGTTTCACCGCTTCCACCCGGCATCCTCAACGACTTAACACGCTT
This Candidatus Bathyarchaeota archaeon DNA region includes the following protein-coding sequences:
- a CDS encoding site-specific integrase, whose product is MKNNGLSDSTIKTYDKALTYLSKHADLNNPEQVKQFIANKQTSNSYRRNLSLAYDKYCNYYQIEWNKPFYKQEPKMIRIPSTTQIEMLIANAGRINSAKLTVSKETGLRPIELCNLKVKDIDIEQRIIYPTTAKHGAPRALKISNSLTATLQRHISEHNLNPNDKLFKGDSDNYGKHFRLYRNKLAEKLNKPELKSIRLYDFRHYFASRLYAKTRDILLVKQQMGHKKIETTLIYTQLLNLHEDDEWTCKATTNTKQATELIENGFEYVTTTPDALMLFRKRK